ACCAAGCAGCGGCATTAAGCGAAGGATTGGATGTAAACATGAAATGGCCTTTGGTCTCGATTTTGGTGCCGTGTTTTAATCACGAGCGATACATCGAAGAGTGCCTGTTGAGCATCCTGCGGCAGGACTATGACAACTTTGAATTGATTGTCGTTAACGACGGATCTACGGATTCCAGCGCTCAGAAAATCGAGGCGTTGCGCCAGATCCATGGCTTCCAGTTCTATCAGCAGGAAAACCAGGGTGTCAGTGCCGCGCTGAATACGGCTTTGAGCCATGCCGCTGGCGAATTCATCATTACCCACGACTCCGATGACGTGATGCTCGAAGGCCGTTTGCGTCGTCAGGTCAGTTATTTGCAAGAGCACCCGGACGTTGGCCTGCTCGGTGCCAGGGTCATCTATATCGACGCCGAAGGGACGCTCCTCAAACACAGCGAGGCCCCCAAAAAATCGGTGCAGCGCTGGACGTTCGATCAACTTCTCGCAGAGGCCTACGCGGTAGGTGCGCCAGTTGCCATGTACCGCCGTGCAGCAATCGACAGGGTTGGCGGCTACGATCCATCCATCAAGGTCCAGGATTTTCAGATGACCCTGAAAATTGCGCATTTGGATTATCGCGTTGATATCCTGCCTGACTTCGTCACCTTATACCGTCGACACGATACAAACATTTCGAAGGTGGCTTACAAGAGTCAGTTGATTTACGACTTGCAGGTCATTGAGTTATACAAAGAAAACCCAGCTTATGCGTCAGCTAAATTAGCAATCGTCAATAAAGCGTTAAAAGAGTCGGTGGTCGCCGACAAGGCATTCGCTCGCGGATTGTTTTCCAGCATTCCGGTTTACCGCTGGAACAGGCTCACGTGGAAACGCTTTAGGCATTTTCTCTTCAAAACTAATAAAGTTAAGGGTGTTTAGTGAGCCGCAATATTCAACATTCCAGTAATTTCATCGACGGCTTCAGCGACATCCAAACGCAATTGAGGGCGCTCCGCAATCATTTCGGAATCGCTGGCCTACTGCTTGGCTTTGGTTTGTTTTGGAGCATCGCAGGGGTGCTGTTGACACCCTCAATGAAGCTTTTTGATTGGTTGTTAACCGCGTTTGTGTACTTACCGTCTATCTATTTGCTAATCAAACGTTTTGGGGATTTTCGCGATACCGTCCAAGGTCGGCATGAACTGTGGCTGTTTCTCCTTTTGTTTTGCTGGTCAGTCATCTCCCTGAGCTGGAGTGTTACGGGTGAAAATTATCTGACGTTGATCAAGCGCGAACTGCTTTTTCTGTCGCTGGTATTGGGCTGGATCGTTTGGGGTCGGATGTTCAATAGGCAGTTGCAAAGTCTGCTTATTATTTGGGGCGCGATGGCTGGCGTATACGCTCTGGTGTCGATCATTGCATTTCCAATGCGCGGTCTGTCGAGAATGTATGGCTTCGGCAGCTATATGGATAATCCCAATCCAGCCGGTTATACCATCGGGTTTTTGCTGGTTCTAAGTTGCACTTGGTGGCCTCAACGCATGTGGGCACGGCTGGCGTGGGCCGCTTTGCAAGCATGCTCACTATCATTTGTGATCATGACCGGCAGCCGTGGCCCGCTTCTTTCATTGGTGGCGGTTGCTGGTGTGGTGATGTTGGCGGGAGGAAGACCGCTCTACAGAACCCTTGCAGTGGTATTGGTGATCGCTGCAGGTTTTCTGTTTTTACTTGAGCCTTCCTTGTTACAGCGAGGTGATTCCGAACGGCTGGCGTTAATAAAGAGCGCAGTAGAGCTTACTGCGCAGCACCCTTGGCTCGGCATAGGTCTTGGCGCCAGTTATGCCGTATCTGCCGGTGGTGTGATCTTCGACCACTGTCATAATTTCGTGCTGGATACGACGTTGCAATATGGCGTGATTTTTACCGCGCTTTGGGTGTTTCTCTGGGGCTGGGTTGGACTGCGCGCCTGGCGTTGTCGCGATCAGGCGCTTGGCATGGCGGTGCTGCTGGCGTGGGTCTTTGCCTCGGTGGCCTTGCAGTTTGATGTGTTTGTATTGTTCGGGCGCGCGCGCGCGATGTGGATGGTGGTCTGGGTGCCGTTTCTGCTCAGTTTATGCCTGAGTAGGACGCCGGTCAGCGAGCGGACATTGAGTAACCGCCTCTGAATCCTAAAGCGCTAGCTTTTCTGCCAAGGTACTGCGCTCCCAGCCATGACTGCTGTGGGCGCTGTAACTGTTAAAGAAATGTGCGCCGTGCTCTTGAAGTAACCACTCATGGTCGCTCCGATAGCGGCGCATATGCTGGAAGTTTCTTAGGCACATGCTCTTGCGCAATGGACCGCGCAAGGTCCGCAAATCGGCAATATCGATCAACCCCAGTTCGTTGTCTGGCGTCATCACCACGTTGCCCAAGTGCAGTGAGCGGAAATAAATCCCCAAATTGTGCAGTTTCGCGACGAAACGGCCAAACGCCTGGAGTAACTCAGGATCGCTGAAGTGCGCGGGATCAGCGATTATTTGCCGTAATGTCAGGCCGGGTAATGGTTCGTAATGCACTACGTCACGGGCGATATTAGCGACCCGGTAGGTGGCAAGAATATCCGGACAGCGCACGCCACGCTTTTTTAACTCAAGTGCGTTATCGGAAAACCGTTGGGCATAGGGGAATAGCGCCGCGGACGAGATCAGCCGTTTGCGCCGAAATAATTTCATGAAGTTGCCGTCTTCGAGGCGCAACACCTTGTCTCCAAAAAAATCAGCCTCGATCACCTCCGCATCTTTGCGTAAGGCCTGGTAGTCAGCGTAAGCGAGTGCGAGCATGCGGGCTCCTTCAAAATGGCGGCCATCATACCCCAGCCGGGTGGCCTAGGGTTTAATGGCTCCGGGCTGTGATAGTATTCCGGCTCTCTTTTCTGTACCGATGACTATGAGCAACCCAGAACAAAGCTCCAGTATAAAAATCTATTTCCGACTGCTGACCTATGTCATGCCTTATATCGGCATCTTTGTCATCAGCATCATCGGTTTCGTGATCTTTGCTTCAACTCAGCCGATGCTGGCCGGTATCCTCAAGTATTTTGTCGATGGCCTGAGCAATCCGGAAGCCGCATTATTTCCCAATGTTCCGTATCTGCAAGACTTGCAGCTTTTGCAAGCGGTGCCGTTGTTGATCGTGTTGATTGCTGCCTGGCAAGGCTTGGGTTCGTACTTGGGCAACTATTTTCTGGCCAAAGTCTCGCTAGGCTTGGTGCACGATTTGCGCGTCGAATTATTCAATAAGCTGTTGGTGTTGCCCAATCGTTATTTTGATACGCATAACTCGGGTCACCTGATTTCACGCATTACGTTCAACGTCACCATGGTTACCGGCGCGGCTACCGACGCAATTAAAACTGTAATTCGTGAAGGCTTGACGGTGGTGTTCCTGTTTATCTATTTGCTGTGGATGAACTGGCACCTGACCATTGTCATGTTGGCAATCCTGCCTGTGATCGGGATTATGGTGGGCAGTGCCAGCAAAAAATTTCGCCGTCAAAGTAAAAAGATTCAAGTCGCCATGGGCGATGTGACCCACGTGGCCTCGGAAACCATTCAAGGTTACCGCGTGGTCCGCAGCTTTGGTGGCGAGCACTATGAAGAAGCGCGTTTTCGGGCTGCTAGCCAAGGCAATACCGATAAGCAACTGAGGATGAACAAGACCAGTGCCGTGTATACGCCAATGTTGCAACTGGTGATTTATACCGCCATGGCGGTGCTGATGTTTTTAGTGCTGTACCTGCGTGGCGATGCGACCCCCGGTGATCTGGTAGCTTACATAACTGCTGCGGGCCTGCTACCCAAACCGATCCGCCAGCTGTCGGAAGTCAGTTCGACCATTCAGAAAGGTGTGTCTGGCGCTGAAAGCATCTTCGAGCAATTGGACGTTGAACCAGAACTCGATACCGGGACTGTTGAGCGTGACCGTGTTAGCGGCCATCTTGAAGTGCGGAACTTGAGCTTTACCTACCCTGGTACAGATCGGCAGGTGCTAAACAACATCAGCTTCACGGCAGCACCTGGGCAGATGGTTGCATTGGTTGGGCGTTCGGGCAGTGGTAAGTCAACGTTGGCGAGTCTGATCCCGCGCTTCTACCATCATGGTGGCGGTGAAATCTTTTTGGACGGCGTTGACATTGAAGAGTACCGCCTGCGCAATCTGCGTCGGCACATTGCTCAGGTCACTCAGCACGTCACGCTGTTCAACGACAGCATTGCAAATAACATTGCTTATGGTGACCTGGCGGGTGCACCGCGTGCGGACATCGAAGCCGCTGCCGCCGATGCTTATGCGCTGGAATTCGTCGAGCAGTTGCCGGAAGGTTTCGACACTCAAGTGGGTGAAAACGGGGTGTTGCTTTCCGGTGGGCAGCGCCAGCGTCTGGCGATTGCCCGGGCCTTGCTCAAAAATGCGCCGCTGCTCATTCTGGACGAAGCAACCTCGGCGCTTGATACCGAGTCAGAGCGTCATATTCAGGCGGCGCTGGATCAAGTCATGAAAGGCCGGACCACGCTGGTCATCGCGCACCGTCTATCGACTATCGAAAAGGCTGATATGATTTTGGTTATGGATCAAGGCTGCATTGTCGAGCGCGGCACTCATGCGCAATTGCTCGCCCAGAATGGCTACTACGCTCGTCTGAATGCTTTGGGTCTGGATGATCCAGTAGTGGTAGCGGGTATCGCCTGACCGTCAAATCCTTCGCGAATGAATTCGCTCCCACCGGGGCATATGCAATCCCCACTGGGAGCGAATTCATTCGAGAAGCTTTATGCCTCGCGCCTCGAGCATCCTGAGTCATCGGCCGTTCAGCCATCTAGAGTCCCCTTTCCAACCCTGTGCTAAGATTCCGCCCTTGTTCATTCTAGTAACGGGTTGTTTGATGAAGTTGTCCATGCCGCGTTTCGATCAGGCGCCTGTCTTGGTGGTTGGCGATGTCATGCTCGACCGTTATTGGCATGGCGGAACCTCAAGGATTTCACCTGAGGCGCCTGTGCCAGTGGTCAAGGTCGA
The nucleotide sequence above comes from Pseudomonas sp. AB6. Encoded proteins:
- a CDS encoding toluene tolerance protein encodes the protein MLALAYADYQALRKDAEVIEADFFGDKVLRLEDGNFMKLFRRKRLISSAALFPYAQRFSDNALELKKRGVRCPDILATYRVANIARDVVHYEPLPGLTLRQIIADPAHFSDPELLQAFGRFVAKLHNLGIYFRSLHLGNVVMTPDNELGLIDIADLRTLRGPLRKSMCLRNFQHMRRYRSDHEWLLQEHGAHFFNSYSAHSSHGWERSTLAEKLAL
- a CDS encoding O-antigen ligase family protein, with the protein product MSRNIQHSSNFIDGFSDIQTQLRALRNHFGIAGLLLGFGLFWSIAGVLLTPSMKLFDWLLTAFVYLPSIYLLIKRFGDFRDTVQGRHELWLFLLLFCWSVISLSWSVTGENYLTLIKRELLFLSLVLGWIVWGRMFNRQLQSLLIIWGAMAGVYALVSIIAFPMRGLSRMYGFGSYMDNPNPAGYTIGFLLVLSCTWWPQRMWARLAWAALQACSLSFVIMTGSRGPLLSLVAVAGVVMLAGGRPLYRTLAVVLVIAAGFLFLLEPSLLQRGDSERLALIKSAVELTAQHPWLGIGLGASYAVSAGGVIFDHCHNFVLDTTLQYGVIFTALWVFLWGWVGLRAWRCRDQALGMAVLLAWVFASVALQFDVFVLFGRARAMWMVVWVPFLLSLCLSRTPVSERTLSNRL
- a CDS encoding glycosyltransferase family A protein, which encodes MKWPLVSILVPCFNHERYIEECLLSILRQDYDNFELIVVNDGSTDSSAQKIEALRQIHGFQFYQQENQGVSAALNTALSHAAGEFIITHDSDDVMLEGRLRRQVSYLQEHPDVGLLGARVIYIDAEGTLLKHSEAPKKSVQRWTFDQLLAEAYAVGAPVAMYRRAAIDRVGGYDPSIKVQDFQMTLKIAHLDYRVDILPDFVTLYRRHDTNISKVAYKSQLIYDLQVIELYKENPAYASAKLAIVNKALKESVVADKAFARGLFSSIPVYRWNRLTWKRFRHFLFKTNKVKGV
- the msbA gene encoding lipid A export permease/ATP-binding protein MsbA; translation: MSNPEQSSSIKIYFRLLTYVMPYIGIFVISIIGFVIFASTQPMLAGILKYFVDGLSNPEAALFPNVPYLQDLQLLQAVPLLIVLIAAWQGLGSYLGNYFLAKVSLGLVHDLRVELFNKLLVLPNRYFDTHNSGHLISRITFNVTMVTGAATDAIKTVIREGLTVVFLFIYLLWMNWHLTIVMLAILPVIGIMVGSASKKFRRQSKKIQVAMGDVTHVASETIQGYRVVRSFGGEHYEEARFRAASQGNTDKQLRMNKTSAVYTPMLQLVIYTAMAVLMFLVLYLRGDATPGDLVAYITAAGLLPKPIRQLSEVSSTIQKGVSGAESIFEQLDVEPELDTGTVERDRVSGHLEVRNLSFTYPGTDRQVLNNISFTAAPGQMVALVGRSGSGKSTLASLIPRFYHHGGGEIFLDGVDIEEYRLRNLRRHIAQVTQHVTLFNDSIANNIAYGDLAGAPRADIEAAAADAYALEFVEQLPEGFDTQVGENGVLLSGGQRQRLAIARALLKNAPLLILDEATSALDTESERHIQAALDQVMKGRTTLVIAHRLSTIEKADMILVMDQGCIVERGTHAQLLAQNGYYARLNALGLDDPVVVAGIA